The Nitrospira sp. sequence CTCAATCAAGCCAATGCTGGACAGTTTCGGATGTACTATGACCTTGTTGCTAAGTCCCTGACTCATTTCACCGACGCCTGGGACAAGCGTGTCTATCAACTTCCTGAGGCGTCTGCTCCGTTCACACGCTATGACCAGTTCGGAAGGTATAAGAGTGTAGCGGTGGCAGGTGCACGGTATGGAAAAGACCTGAAAGATCTGTGGTTGCTGGTCGTCATAGTGGATGGCAGCATCTGTCATGGTCCGGATGGCCCTGATGGGAACACCATTCTTGCGACTGGCTGGGTTCCGGCCTACGCCGAGAACGGCTCTGAGACGGTGTGGTATTCCTCAAGGGGTTGCTGAGGGGCGCTTCGTTCACGACTTAACCCTACCGTGCCTATCGCCTTGACGGCGTGAATTACCGATCCAGTGCGGGATCTTTCTGTCCCTCCAGAATCTGTGTTGTTACATCGGAGACCGATTGGCGGATGCTGTCTTTCTCGCCTTCCGAAAGGCCATCCGTGAGGAACAAGGCCTCGGAGACGAATGTTGCGGGCGTGATTCGATCACGAATCTGGTACCCAGGAGGGCTGTAGCCCTTCCTGTGCACAAGGGGTCCGTCGTTTCCTTGCTCCTAAACGAAGGCCTCACGCCCTGGGAGGTGCAGAGCTACATCGGGCATCGCTCTCTGGTCATGACCTGCAATACCTATGGGCACCGGTACCCAGGCTCGAGCCGGGTCGAAGAAGCTTTAGTGAAGTTTCTACCGGAGTAACTGTTCCTTGTAGCCTAGAAATACCCTCAATACAACGGATCTGGTCAAACATACCCCGCAAGATCCGTCTAGGCATCGACCGCGAAAGGCCAGGCTTCAAAAACCCTTCTTTGCCAGTGATATAGCGTTATTGATTTTCTTAGGTTTTTATCTCATCCTCTGCGCTGTTTTTGGCGTTCATTCAAACGTGCACTGATTAGACAAGGGAGGGGTGAATGAGTCTAAAAATAGGTACATGGCGCTGTAACATTAATGGCGTTGAATGCGACCTTAATATTGGAAGCGTCAATGGCGAAGGCGTTATGACCGGCGAACTGAAAAGATTCATACCAGAAGGAACTATTACAGTAGAAGGAATCTGGGACGAAACGTCTCGCAAGCTTTCGTTCACTATTCCGCCAAAACCAGGACCCATAGCGGACCAATACGCGCCAGCGATATTTGAAGCCGTCGTATTTAGTACGCCCCGCAATCCAGCACCTGGTGTCGATGTTATATGGACAATGAGTGGATTCCTTAATGCTGCTGGCCTAGGGTTTGTATTTTCTCAGGGGGGCAATGCGAGGCGAACCACCTTTGGTTGGTTTGCCAGCATCACAGAGGTTGCGTAATCCTCTTGATCCAAGCGAACTGAATATATTCGCCCGACGGGGGACCCAGGCGCGTCAGACGCCTGAGCGATGATGAATTAAAGCGAATAATGTTTACAGTAGAGTGCAACTCTGCATGGTGCGCGGGTGGTGCGTCGAGGGGGTAGGATCAGGGTCGTTTTGCCGCATTCTGCCCACCAAAGGGCTTGAACTCATTGAGGGGCACAACCCCGGAGCGAACTTCTAAGCTGAGGGTCGCTGGTTCGATTCCAGCCGGGCGCACCATGCCTTGCTTGGCGTGTACCGCCGCCTCTTTAGAGTTTTCTGGAATTAATTGGCGGCGGATAGACCCCTTGAGTGTCCCTCCTGTTTCTTCGAGAATTCTTACTCGTGCCGCGCGCTCGTCATCGAACTGTCATAGCGGCGAATACATTCTGATTCTTAGCGTTACCAACAATCGAAGGGCCTACGTGATCGCGAATAATCGGGCTGAGGGGAATGCACCGGTAACGATTCAGGCATTGATGAACGGCTTTCAACCTGATTTTGGCGCGGTATTATGACGTGGGCTCCCGTGAATCGATCAGTCGCTGTGCCTGTTTCAACGCGGCAGCTTGTGCCTCTTCGCGGGATTTAAAGCTGCCTTCAGGTCGTCCTCTGTTACATCTCCATCGTGTTGACTCGAACTCAAAGATGACATAGCGACAACTCCAAGTTCCATCCGCATGCTGATCAGGAGTCCTCAGTTCGACCCAGCGCTTATTGTTGTCGGGCATTGAGGTCTCCACCAGGCTCTCGCCATCCATGACCATGAGCATTCCTGACGCTCAGCTTCATAAGCAAGCCACAGGCCACGGCTGATCCCCGCGAATGCTGTGAATGCTGAGTATCGCGGGTTTCCTCCAGAGGAAAGTCCCATGAGGTGAATCACAGTTGATACATAGAGAATCTAAATGAATTCAGGCTGCTTTTCGGGAAGAGCAGGGGATAGTCCTGAATCTCCAGCATTTGTGAGTCTGAGTCCTCGTGGCCGTCAGTGGTCTGCAACTTGCTGATGGAAATGCATACGCATCTTGGACCGTCCAACCCGTAAGGTTCCAATCATCGGGACGCCGAACGCTGACGACAGTTTACACACGCAATCATGGGATCACCCATTTGCAAACTATTCGAATGTCCTAGAAGAGAGCCAGGAAGGAGGGACCTATCATGAGAGTCAAGCGTCCACTTGTTCAGCAGTTGTTGGCGGGGATTACACTCTTTTTCGTGCTCGGTGCTCTCTCGATGATCTGGCCCGCCATCATGACGCTCTTCCTTGGTGTACTCCTGCTTCTCCAATCGTGCAGCGCCGAACCGACAATGACGGCGCTGTTGTGGACCGAAGTCGGTAATTAGCCAATCTTTGTCGGCTCTTTTCGACGCCCAGGTCTCCCCGCGATGCTCTCGCGAGAAGCAAGAACACCGGCATTGTCTGCCGAAACATTCGCCAGGAAGGGAGGGTTTTCTGATACTCGTGAGAACTCTCCGGCGGGGATAAACCCCTCCAGCGTGCGCTGTATCGTCGTCATGCCTCAAAGCGCCCGCCAGTCGTTCGGGTAAGCGCAGAAGCGGGTTGCATTCCCTAATAAATTCCATGACAAGCGGGTTCCCCCAGTAGACATTCAACAGTGTCGTCCCCTATAGTTTTAGGCGCAATCTCAACCTTCCAAGGATCCGATCGCGTATGCGCCAGTTCCTTCGCCTCCGTGTCGTGATCGGTATTCTGGCTGGTCTTCTTGTTCTCTACGCGCTGGTTGGGTTTTTCCTGCTTCCCTATCTCATCAAAGCGTATGGTATTCCCGCTGCCGCCGAGGGGATCAAGCATCCCGTCGTCCTACGTGACGCGGCGTTCAACCCATTCACGCTGTCTCTGCAGCTCAATGGATTAGAAGTGCGGGATTTAGATCAGACGCCGCTCTTGGGGTTTGAAGAATTGTTCGTCGATCTCGATGTGAGCACGCTGTTCTTTCAGAAGATCTCGTTCGACGAAATTCGCCTGTCGATGCCCTTTGTGGCGGCCAGGGTGAATTCTGAGGGGAAGCTGAATCTGATGTCGTTGGCTTCCCCGGCCGATGACACGGGGTCGAAACCGACTCCGACGACAAGCGAGCCTAAGCGGATGATGCCAGTGGAGATCGATCTGCTGGACATTGACCGGGGGATCTTGGAATACCGAGATGAATCCAAGCCGAAGCCGGTCATCATCGATGTCGTGCCGATCCAGATCGTGCTACGGAACTTCAGCACCATTCCGTCGCAGGGAAGCGAAAACGCCCATGCCTTTAGGGCGGAGATCGGGAAGGACGAAGTGGTGACGTGGGAGGGAACGATCTTTCTGGAACCGGTGGAGTCCGACGGCAAGATCAGTTTATCCGGGGTCAAACTGAAGACCCTCTATCAAGCTGTGCGCGACCAGTTTCAGTTCGATATTCCGCAGGGCGTTCTTGGTCTGTCGGCGTCCTATCATTTCGATCTCCGAGGTCAGGGGCCTGAGGCGATCGTGAACAACGGAAAAGTGTCGTTGCGGAATCTGGCAATCGTGGAACGGGGTGAGATCGAACCGGTGGTGAATATCCCGGCCTTTGATGTGGAGGGGATTCACTTGGATTTACAAAAACAGACGATCGATATCACCAAGGTCCAGTCGATGAATGCCCGGTTCGATGCGTGGCGGGAATCGGATGGTGTGCTCAACTATCAACCGCTGTTTACACCGGTCGGCGGTGGAGAAGCAGTGGAGAAATCCTCGCGTGGGAACGTCAAGGAAGCGAAGCCGGCAAAGCCCTGGTCCATCACTGTCGACGAGGTCGCCATCAAGAACTATGGCGCGTCGTTCGAAGACCGGACGCTTGAGCGCCCCGGCCATGTGAATGTAGATGCGATGAACGTCACGGTAAAGGATGTACAGATTCCGTTCCGGAAACCGCTGCCGATCGATGTGTCGCTGAAATTGAATGAGACCGGATCTATCAACGTGAAAGGGAAGGTGGAGGTGGAACCGCTGGTTGCCGATGTGGACCTCAAACTGGAACACATCGACATCCATCCCTTTCAACCGTATCTCGATCAGTTCCTCAAGGCCGACGTCGTGGAGGGCGCGATTGATCTCAATGGAACGGCGCACTTTGCCAAGGAGCATGTGAACGAGCCCTTGCTGCGGTTTCAGGGAAACCTGGCGGTGAATCGGTTGGCGCTCGTGGATCGGAAAGACTTTGAAAACGTGGTGACGTGGAAAGCGTTGAACGTGAATCAGATCGCGCTGGGTGTTGAGCCGACGGCAGTGAAGATCGCAGAAATCATCTGGCAAGAACCGTCCCTCCAGATGATGATCGATGCCGAAGGGCAACTCAACCTCTCGCGTCTCGCCGCATCGCCTCCCCCCGGCGATCAGGCAGCGGATCAAAAGGGACCCAAGGCCGAGAAGTCTCCAGCCAAATCGGCGGAGCCCGTCCCTGTGACGATCGACCAGGTCAAGTTGGTGAAGTTGGCTGCGACGTATCAGGACCTGTCAATTGAGCCAAAGGTACGGACCAGTCTCACGGATTTCGGTGGCACCATCAAAGGATTGTCGTCGAAGCAACTAAAAAAAGCCGATGTCAACCTGGCCGGCAAAGTCGGACGCGCGGCCCCGCTCAAAATCGCGGGGAAGATCAACCCATTGAGTGAAGACGCCTTCACCGATCTGATCATCACACTCGGCGGGATGGATTTGACACCGAGCAGTCCCTACACCGGCAAGTACGTAGGATATGGCTTGTCGAGAGGTAAGCTGTCGCTCGATTTGAGGTACAAAGTCTCGCAGAAAGTGCTGGAAGCGGAGAACCTTGTGCATGTCGACCAATTGACGTTTGGCGAGAAGACGAATAGCCCGGATGCGACCTCGCTCCCCGTTCCGCTGATTGTGGCGCTCTTGAAGGATCGCAAGGGCATGATTGAAATCGACATGCCCATTCGAGGCAATCTCAAGGATCCGGATTTTAAGTACGGCAAGGTGGTCATCTCGACGTTGCTCAATCTGCTGGGGAAAGTCGTCGCGTCGCCCTTTGCCTTGATGGGAAAACTCGTGCCGGGTGGCGGGGGCGAGGAGGATTTGCAATTTATCGAGTTTCAGCCCGGGAGCGCTTCGCTGGCCAACGGCGAGATAGCAAAACTAGACGCATTGGAGAAGGCGTTGGATGAGCGAACTGGGCTCAGGCTGGATATCACGGGAACGTTTGATGCGACGCTTGACGGCGCGGCGCTTCGGACGATGAAACTGCGGGAACAACTCTTCGCGCTACGTGGTGGAGCGAAATCCAATCAGGAGGAACTTTCGCCACAAGAGGAACAAGGGCTGGTGGAAAAACTCTTTGCCAAACTGCCCGTGCAACCCACAGACCCAACCGCAGATGGGTCAACTCAGCCGACGGTGGAAGAGATGAAGCGGAAATTGGCGGCAGCCGTTCAAATTTCCAATAGTGAGCTGGAAACGCTGGCACGCCAACGCGCTGAGGCGGTACGCGATCGGCTCCTGGAGGATGAAAAGCTCACGGAGGAGCGAATCGGCCTCCTTGATCCGGCCGGTGCCGAGTCCGGACATGAAAAGGTTCGAACTCAGTTGTCGCTGTCTGCCGGCTCATGAGAGCGGCCTCTGTCAGGTAGGTTCTTTCTAGAAATGTAGTGGAATGACGTCCGGCGAGTAGAGGTCGTGATTTTGTTACTTGACGTTGTACCGCATCCGTGTCCCGTGCAGGAGTGACAGCTCAATTTCTGAAGCGCTGAGCTCCCGAGGAAAGAGCACCCCTGAAATCTTACAGGCGTTGATACTGGCGCCGTCCATAATCGCCTTGCTTAAGTCGACCCCTCGGAGGTCGGATTGTCGAAAGTAGCAGTCGCTGAAATCGAGCCCGTCCGCATCGAGGCCCCGGAGGTCGAGACCACGCAGATCACACCCCCGTAGATCGCATGTATCCCCCGAGGCCTTCTTCACGTTGAACTCCTTGATGCAGCCTTCACGCAGCATCAAATACATCGGATCATTCGAAATATGCAGATTCGTACGTGTTGGGACTGTCTTATCCATATCCTGCTCCGCCGAAAGCCTCATGAGCCATATCGGCATGAGGACACAAAACTTGAGGTGGTCAGTGCTGTTCGTCCAGTGTGAATCAGAGCGTCCGGTGTTCGACGCGTGGCGCTCTCCCTCTTGCACTCGCCTGTTGCAAAACAGTATGGTACTGATTCAGCGTATTTTACGTAGACTACATTACGACACAAGGAGGTTTGTCATGGCAGTACGATTGGGAGACGAGGCGCCGAACTTTACGGCGGAGACGACAGAGGGAACCATTAATTTTCATGAATGGCTTGGGAACGGCTGGGGAATCTTGTTTTCACACCCCAAGGACTATACACCCGTCTGCACGACAGAGTTGGGGACGATGGCCAAGATCACCCCGGAGTTCAAGAAGCGGGGAGTGAAGGTTATCGCGGTCAGCGTTGATCCGATGGATTCTCATAAGGGTTGGATCAACGACATCAACGAAACCCAAAAGACGACGGTGAATTATCCCATCATCGCCGATCCGGATAAGAAGGTGGCGACGCTGTACGACATGATCCATCCCAACGCCCTCGACAATATGACCGTGCGATCGGTCTTTATGATCGGTCCAGATAAGAAGGTGAAGCTGACATTGACCTATCCGGCGTCCTGCGGCCGGAACTTCGATGAGCTGTTGAGGGTGATTGACTCCCTGCAACTGACATCGAAGTTCAAAGTCGCGACCCCGGCGAACTGGAAGGAGGGCGAAGATTGCATCATCACTCCAGCGGTGAGTGACGCCGAAGCGAAAGATCTCTTCCCTAAGGGATTCAAGACCGTGAAGCCCTATTTACGGTATACGCCGCAGCCTAACCGGTAAGTTTTGCCGATCATTTTGAATGTAGACGAGCGGGGAAGTGCCCTTCCCCGCTCGTTTCTTTTTCCCCGGTATTAAGGTCTTCCCTGCGAGCATCTCCGTTGCGACTTTATGCCATGCGTTCCATCGGCAAATTATTAAATTATAATACCCACGTAAATATCATGAATTGATCAATAAACGAAAAGGATTCTGCCCCCAGAGAATCCGTGATAGTCTCGCCGGTATCACTTCCCCATCCCCGATGATCCCCGTGCCTAACGGGAGAGTTGTTTGATAAACAGCGGCCGACAGCATCCTTCGTCATCCGAACTAGGGGAAGCCCGATCAAGATCTAGGGGAAAGCTGGGTCTGTATTAGGGAAAAGCCTGGGTTCAAGCCTGGTTAGGAGGGTTCTGTGAGAAAAAAATCTTGCTATGTTTTGACGACTTAGGCATACTTACCGCCGACTTTCTGAGTTCATCTGTCGTGGGCAACTGGTACATATTACTCACAAGGGAGGGCATCAGTATGAAGGGACATTTTAAAAGGCGGTGGTCAAGGTTTGCAGTTGCTGGCGCCGTTATGGCCCTGGTAGCTGGAATGGGATCCACGCTGCCCAGTGCCTATGCTGGTGGCACAATCAAAGCCGATGATGATAAGTGGATTTCCGTTGGTATGGGTATCCGCACCAGCTTCAACGGCA is a genomic window containing:
- a CDS encoding DUF748 domain-containing protein, whose translation is MRQFLRLRVVIGILAGLLVLYALVGFFLLPYLIKAYGIPAAAEGIKHPVVLRDAAFNPFTLSLQLNGLEVRDLDQTPLLGFEELFVDLDVSTLFFQKISFDEIRLSMPFVAARVNSEGKLNLMSLASPADDTGSKPTPTTSEPKRMMPVEIDLLDIDRGILEYRDESKPKPVIIDVVPIQIVLRNFSTIPSQGSENAHAFRAEIGKDEVVTWEGTIFLEPVESDGKISLSGVKLKTLYQAVRDQFQFDIPQGVLGLSASYHFDLRGQGPEAIVNNGKVSLRNLAIVERGEIEPVVNIPAFDVEGIHLDLQKQTIDITKVQSMNARFDAWRESDGVLNYQPLFTPVGGGEAVEKSSRGNVKEAKPAKPWSITVDEVAIKNYGASFEDRTLERPGHVNVDAMNVTVKDVQIPFRKPLPIDVSLKLNETGSINVKGKVEVEPLVADVDLKLEHIDIHPFQPYLDQFLKADVVEGAIDLNGTAHFAKEHVNEPLLRFQGNLAVNRLALVDRKDFENVVTWKALNVNQIALGVEPTAVKIAEIIWQEPSLQMMIDAEGQLNLSRLAASPPPGDQAADQKGPKAEKSPAKSAEPVPVTIDQVKLVKLAATYQDLSIEPKVRTSLTDFGGTIKGLSSKQLKKADVNLAGKVGRAAPLKIAGKINPLSEDAFTDLIITLGGMDLTPSSPYTGKYVGYGLSRGKLSLDLRYKVSQKVLEAENLVHVDQLTFGEKTNSPDATSLPVPLIVALLKDRKGMIEIDMPIRGNLKDPDFKYGKVVISTLLNLLGKVVASPFALMGKLVPGGGGEEDLQFIEFQPGSASLANGEIAKLDALEKALDERTGLRLDITGTFDATLDGAALRTMKLREQLFALRGGAKSNQEELSPQEEQGLVEKLFAKLPVQPTDPTADGSTQPTVEEMKRKLAAAVQISNSELETLARQRAEAVRDRLLEDEKLTEERIGLLDPAGAESGHEKVRTQLSLSAGS
- a CDS encoding pentapeptide repeat-containing protein, giving the protein MYLMLREGCIKEFNVKKASGDTCDLRGCDLRGLDLRGLDADGLDFSDCYFRQSDLRGVDLSKAIMDGASINACKISGVLFPRELSASEIELSLLHGTRMRYNVK
- a CDS encoding peroxiredoxin; this translates as MAVRLGDEAPNFTAETTEGTINFHEWLGNGWGILFSHPKDYTPVCTTELGTMAKITPEFKKRGVKVIAVSVDPMDSHKGWINDINETQKTTVNYPIIADPDKKVATLYDMIHPNALDNMTVRSVFMIGPDKKVKLTLTYPASCGRNFDELLRVIDSLQLTSKFKVATPANWKEGEDCIITPAVSDAEAKDLFPKGFKTVKPYLRYTPQPNR